One window of the Trifolium pratense cultivar HEN17-A07 linkage group LG2, ARS_RC_1.1, whole genome shotgun sequence genome contains the following:
- the LOC123907749 gene encoding uncharacterized protein LOC123907749, with protein MRLQERRVPCPLICPLCNQHNEDDWHVFLGCEVSIQDRQVAGLTQAIASRLVQTCDIAHVILDTCSTETKEIAGTAKSGSNRTTSAGYTLAKTTARMVQVQCRCSVSQRAKYDQFWLVSSRRCGEIYQGRDSIDDPLLKENP; from the exons ATGAGGTTACAAGAAAGGCGTGTTCCTTGTCCGTTAATATGTCCACTTTGTAATCAACATAACGAAGATGATTGGCACGTGTTTCTCGGATGCGAAGTAAGCATTCAGGATCGGCAAGTAGCTGGTTTAACGCAGGCCATTGCATCGAGGTTAGTGCAGACCTGCGATATTGCACATGTGATTCTTGATACCTGTTCGACTGAGACTAAGGAAATAGCAG GTACAGCAAAATCAGGTTCCAATAGAACAACATCAGCAGGTTATACATTGGCAAAAACCACTGCAAGGATGGTACAAGTGCAATGTCGATGCAGTGTTTCACAAAGAGCAAAATATGACCAGTTTTGGTTGGTGTCTTCGCGACGATGTGGGGAGATTTATCAAGGCAGAGACAGCATCGATGATCCATTGCTGAAGGAGAATCCATAG
- the LOC123904741 gene encoding uncharacterized protein LOC123904741 encodes MDRSWMRANRLSTEYRHGVMEFLQFAESNAELERPPPEFPPLFLCPCINCANKEPKRTKKEIMNHLICDGICQNYTQWIWHGEVVATPSVSHRESGSVDIDDRLEDMMRDIGEDSFKRAHVYETLCSDKDEPLYPGCTNFTRLSAVLKLFNLKAKNGWTDKSFTELLELLIQMLPEGNVMPNRYYEAKKVLCPMGLEYEKIHACPNDCILYRKEFVNYNHCPTCKASRYKKKDGDSSDDEVTKTGPPAKVVWYLPIISRFKRLFANANDAKNLRWHAEERKCDGQIRHVADSLQWKKIDSLFPNFGKESRNLRLGLATDGMNPFGNQSTNHSSWPVLLMIYNLSPWLCMKRKYIMLSMMISGPRQPGNDIDVYLSPLIDDLKVLWEEGVDVFDSYSGEQFNMRAMLFCTINDFPAYGNLSGYSVKGHNACPICEKKTCYKQLKNGKKTVYLGHRKFLNRYHPYRRLRKAFDGDQENGVAPTPLTGEEVYERQRDINVVFGKCQKPKGRVPKAKVPKAESESVKRKKQPVVKSIWKKRSVFFDLPYWSSLDVRHCIDVMHVEKNVCDSVIGTLLDIKGKTKDGAHARLDMDLMGIRQELLPQKINDKTYLPPACHTLSKDEKTSFCKCLQSIKVPHGYSSNVKSLVSMKDLKLIGLKSHDCHVLMQQLLPVAIRGILPDNVRKAICRLCLFFNAICCKAIDPLKLDELENEAAVILCQLEMYFPPSFFDIMVHLIVHLVREIRLCGPIYLRWMYPIERYMKILKGYTKNPHRPEASIVERYIAEEAIEFCSNYLSEVDAIGVPKSRHDGRCDGVGTQGLNVKSMHIDIILQAHLYILNNTDEVQPYLSAHKSIIKKMHDKMNEKWVLREHNKKFSEWFKEKVCQDDSVSDTIKWLSYEPKCNILTWSAYDINKTSFYTKSKDDRSTMQNSGVMIVAESMHFSSSKDKNPVMASTPYFGVIEEIWEVDYVVFKVPLFKCKWIDINNGVRIDELGFTIVDLCKLAYKDEPFIMASQAKQVFYVKDPSNERWSVVLQGKNVHGSYENQELDISEIPPFSSDVPTFIEENEEDDVHAAIRLDHDEGIWD; translated from the coding sequence ATGGACCGTAGTTGGATGAGAGCTAATCGATTAAGTACTGAGTACAGACATGGAGTGATGGAATTTCTACAGTTTGCGGAAAGTAATGCTGAACTAGAACGTCCTCCTCCTGAATTTCCTCCACTTTTTCTATGTCCGTGTATAAATTGTGCAAATAAAGAACCAAAACGTACTAAGAAAGAAATCATGAATCATCTAATTTGTGACgggatttgtcaaaattatacacaatGGATATGGCACGGTGAAGTAGTTGCAACGCCAAGTGTGTCCCATAGAGAAAGTGGTAGTGTGGATATCGATGATCGACTGGAAGACATGATGCGTGATATTGGAGAAGATTCGTTTAAGAGGGCGCATGTGTATGAAACTTTATGCAGTGACAAGGATGAACCATTGTATCCGGGATGCACAAATTTTACCCGTTTGTCTGCGgtgttaaaattgtttaatttgaaaGCAAAAAATGGGTGGACCGACAAAAGTTTCACTGAATTGCTTGAATTGTTGATACAAATGCTTCCAGAAGGTAATGTAATGCCAAATCGTTATTACGAGGCGAAAAAAGTATTGTGTCCAATGGGTTTGGAGTATGAAAAGATACATGCATGCCCTAATGATTGTATATTATACCGAAAAGAGTTTGTAAACTATAATCATTGTCCGACATGTAAGGCGTCTCgctacaaaaagaaagatggtgATTCTAGTGATGATGAGGTGACCAAAACGGGTCCTCCCGCGAAAGTCGTATGGTACCTACCAATAATTTCAAGGTTCAAGAGATTGTTTGCTAATGCAAATGACGCAAAGAATCTTAGATGGCATGcagaagagagaaaatgtgatGGCCAAATTCGCCATGTAGCTGATTCTTTGCAATGGAAGAAAATTGACTCTTTGTTTCCAAATTTTGGCAAAGAGTCGAGAAACCTTAGACTTGGACTTGCTACTGATGGAATGAATCCGTTTGGTAATCAAAGTACTAACCATAGTTCATGGCCTGTTCTCCTGATGATTTACAACCTATCTCCTTGGTTGTGCATGAAgcgtaaatatattatgttatcgaTGATGATTTCAGGCCCAAGACAACCAGGAAATGACATAGATGTTTATCTAAGTCCactaattgatgatttgaaagtGTTGTGGGAGGAAGGAGTGGATGTTTTTGATTCGTATTCTGGTGAACAGTTCAACATGCGTGCCATGTTGTTTTGCACCATCAACGACTTTCCGGCATACGGCAATTTGTCTGGGTATTCCGTTAAAGGGCATAATGCGTGTCccatatgtgaaaaaaaaacatgttataaGCAACtgaaaaatggaaagaagacTGTTTATCTTGGCCACCGAAAATTTCTAAATCGTTATCATCCATATCGTAGATTGCGAAAAGCTTTTGACGGAGACCAAGAGAATGGTGTTGCTCCAACGCCCTTAACTGGAGAGGAAGTTTATGAACGACAACGAGACATTAATGTTGTCTTCGGAAAGTGCCAAAAGCCAAAAGGGAGAGTGCCAAAAGCGAAAGTGCCAAAAGCCGAAAGTGAAAGTGTCAAAAGGAAAAAGCAGCCTGTTGTGAAAAGTATATGGAAAAAGAGGTCAGTGTTCTTTGATCTTCCATATTGGTCTAGTCTTGATGTAAGACATTGTATTGATGTGATGCACGTGGAGAAAAATGTATGTGATAGTGTAATTGGAACACTTCTCGACATTAAAGGCAAGACAAAAGATGGTGCACATGCTCGTCTtgatatggatttgatgggTATACGACAAGAGTTATTACCACAAAAAATCAATGACAAGACATATTTGCCTCCCGCGTGTCACACTTTGTCTAAAGACGAGAAAACAAGTTTTTGCAAGTGTTTACAAAGTATCAAAGTGCCACATGGTTACTCGTCAAATGTCAAGAGCCTTGTATCAATGAAAGATCTCAAATTAATCGGCTTAAAATCTCATGATTGTCATGTCTTGATGCAACAACTACTACCTGTGGCTATTCGTGGGATATTGCCCGATAATGTTAGGAAAGCTATATGCAGGTTGTGCTTATTCTTCAATGCAATATGTTGTAAAGCAATTGATCCATTGAAGTTAGACGAGTTGGAAAACGAAGCTGCAGTTATCTTGTGTCAATTGGAGATGTATTTTCCTCcttcattttttgacattatGGTTCATTTGATTGTTCATCTAGTAAGGGAGATTAGATTGTGTGGCCCAATTTATTTACGGTGGATGTATCCAATAGAGCGATACATGAAGATCCTAAAAGGGTATACAAAAAACCCACACCGTCCGGAAGCTTCGATTGTTGAGAGGTACATTGCAGAAGAAGCTATTGAGTTTTGTTCAAACTATTTGTCAGAAGTGGATGCTATAGGGGTTCCCAAGTCTCGTCATGATGGAAGATGTGACGGTGTGGGCACGCAAGGTTTAAATGTCAAGAGCATGCATATTGATATAATTCTTCAAGCGCATTTGTATATATTGAATAACACTGATGAAGTTCAACCTTACTTGTCTGCTCACAAAAGCATCATAAAGAAAATGCACGATAAGATGAATGAAAAATGGGTGTTAAGAGAGCATAATAAGAAATTCTCAGAGTGGTTTAAAGAAAAGGTCTGCCAAGATGATAGTGTTTCCGATACAATAAAGTGGTTGTCCTATGAGCCTAAATGTAACATATTGACTTGGAGTGCATATGATATTAACAAAACTTCCTTTTATACAAAATCAAAGGATGACCGCAGTACCATGCAAAATAGTGGGGTTATGATTGTGGCAGAGTCCATGCACTTCTCtagttccaaagataaaaatccggTTATGGCATCTACACCCTACTTTGGGGTGATTGAAGAGATCTGGGAGGTTGATTACGTTGTGTTTAAAGTGCCTTTATTTAAATGTAAATGGATTGATATCAACAATGGTGTGAGAATTGATGAATTAGGATTTACAATAGTTGATCTTTGCAAGTTAGCTTATAAAGACGAACCTTTCATCATGGCATCCCAAGCAAAACAGGTGTTTTATGTCAAAGATCCTTCTAATGAACGGTGGTCGGTGGTTCTACAAGGAAAAAATGTGCATGGTAGTTATGAAAATCAAGAGCTTGATATTTCCGAAATTCCTCCTTTCTCATCAGATGTGCCTACCTTCATTGAAGAAAACGAAGAGGATGATGTGCATGCAGCTATTCGTTTAGATCATGACGAAGGAATATGGGATTAG
- the LOC123907748 gene encoding uncharacterized protein LOC123907748 has protein sequence MADSTDNSAETSQRNKKSVRGPTMLKAIENVRKTGIKIPLQFDLETGECYGNNASHFKSYVALLTRERCSIAKELWKHIPEGVKNAMWTDIKAIFVIPEFDDAKRNDHFKKIWFHYAAERWKDFKSRLTRTYITDPKPDDVPPYVKYPYIKKDIWEEFVKYRQTSDFKEKSQKGRENHAKNVYPHVLSRGGYKRLEEQMINEKRLSLSKDSSGLTDDDRHPSPPERYETWTRARQKKGGEFTSEPVKKVAEKIEKIVEDSKKGDFVPTRRHDVLTEAIGTPEHGGSVRGVGKKHNITTYWGRSKVSRQSQGIDVKEQLAAFKADLEAKFEEKLAQERKMMQDSLMETLKSMGLSQTSDTNNRVMVPEAQTEQLVVTGSAKGSCSPAPVKMQNELKEVVVTESAKGSRSPAPVAEAQDNMDDVQKLLMMVLKRGDDHLDVELIHCSMCTNFLMSCKCIRELLVGFIWLDMSTLSVWCSYIHRLCIENNTTNVYGILEPTFLNIVGDAGKKSDQRISQSKCKKYIRHKLQNEKKECQLLPFNHGGHWQLIILCPKINTVVVICSLHWKLNPIMEKIVSSVFTVDQMANGNRKNNTVWLYPQARKQYNSNDCGYYVMKNMLDIVTAKITDSWMEVFNDPKELTAEEMYDLRLRWSTYFLELLEG, from the exons ATGGCTGATTCAACCGACAACTCTGCTGAAACTAGTCAACGTAATAAAAAAAGTGTTAGAGGTCCCACTATGTTGAAAGCAATTGAAAACGTTCGTAAAACGGGTATAAAGATCCCTCTCCAGTTTGATCTAGAAACTGGAGAGTGTTATGGTAACAATGCCTCCCATTTTAAGAGTTACGTAGCACTtcttactcgagaaagatgCAGTATTGCGAAAGAGTTGTGGAAACATATACCTGAAGGAGTAAAAAATGCTATGTGGACAGATATTAAG gCTATTTTTGTTATACCCGAGTTTGATGATGCAAAAAGGAAtgatcattttaagaaaatatggtTTCACTATGCGGCGGAGCGGTGGAAAGATTTTAAATCACGGTTGACTAGAACTTATATCACAGACCCCAAACCAGATGACGTTCCTCCATACGTCAAGTATCCTTACATCAAAAAAGATATATGGGAAGAGTTTGTGAAGTATCGACAGACCTCTGATTTTAAG GAAAAAAGTCAAAAGGGTAGGGAGAATCATGCAAAGAATGTTTACCCACATGTATTATCCCGTGGAGGGTATAAGAGGCTCGAGGAGCAGATGATCAATGAAAAGAGATTGTCCTTATCGAAAGATAGTTCTGGCTTAACTGATGATGATCGTCATCCATCTCCACCGGAACGCTATGAGACATGGACGAGAGCACGACAAAAGAAAGGGGGAGAATTCACATCCGAGCCTGTAAAAAAAGTTGCTGAGAAAATT GAGAAAATTGTTGAAGACTCAAAAAAGGGTGACTTTGTTCCAACGAGACGTCACGATGTCCTAACAGAAGCCATTGGAACACCTGAGCATGGTGGTAGTGTTCGTGGTGTtggaaaaaaacataacattacCACTTACTGGGGAAGATCAAAGGTTTCACGTCAAAGTCAAGGTATAGATGTCAAAGAGCAACTAGCAGCATTTAAAGCAGATTTGGAAGCTAAGTTTGAGGAAAAGTTGGCGCAAGAGCGTAAGATGATGCAAGATTCTCTTATGGAGACACTAAAGTCCATGGGTTTATCCCAAACCTCTGATACAAATAATAGAGTCATGGTACCTGAAGCGCAAACTGAACAACTTGTTGTCACCGGAAGCGCAAAAGGGAGTTGTTCTCCTGCACCGGTCAAGATGCAAAATGAACTCAAGGAGGTTGTTGTCACTGAAAGCGCAAAAGGAAGTCGTTCTCCTGCACCGGTAGCAGAGGCTCAAGATAACATGGACGATGTTCAGAAATTGTTAATGATGGTTCTGAAAAGGGGTGATGATCATTTGGATGTAGAATTAATTCATTGTTCAATGTGTACTAATTTTCTCATGTCTTGCAAGTGTATAAGAGAGTTGTTGGTGGGTTTTATTTGGCTCGACATGAGTACTCTAAGTGTTTGGTGCTC gTACATTCATCGTTTATGCATTGAAAACAACACCACAAATGTATATGGAATTTTGGAACCAACTTTTCTGAACATTGTTGGTGATGCTGGGAAAAAAAGTGATCagagaatatctcaaagtaAATGCAAGAAATACATCCGGCATAAGttacaaaatgaaaagaaagagtgtCAATTATTACCATTTAACCATGG AGGACATTGGCAGTTGATAATACTTTGTCCAAAGATAAATACCGTGGTTGTTATTTGTTCACTACATTGGAAACTTAATCCAATAATGGagaaaattgtttcaag TGTTTTTACGGTTGATCAAATGGCGAATGGCAATAGAAAGAACAATACCGTATGGCTTTATCCACAA gcgaggaaacaatataattcaaatgacTGTGGATactatgtaatgaaaaatatgttggacaTTGTCACTGCTAAGATAACTGATTCTTGGATGgag GTATTTAATGACCCAAAAGAGTTAACAGCTGAGGAGATGTATGACTTGCGATTACGTTGGTCAACATATTTTTTGGAGTTATTGGAGGGTTAA